In one Dehalogenimonas formicexedens genomic region, the following are encoded:
- a CDS encoding LOG family protein has protein sequence METKGCAVTLAAQKYPFPVMTVGIMGSAGGFIAEEIKAKLRELGRCVARRGYVLITGAAPGMPHETVLGAFESDGIVVGVSPALNLEEHVTKYLSPTRGYRAIVFTGSGLMGREIENIRSCDVVIFAGGRSGTLGEFSIAFDEGKIIGILKGTGGITDHLSDIIRMIDKNTGAIVTYDTDPENLLGKLEELYKETLLPQYTRLMEQHNPDGTPNPE, from the coding sequence ATGGAAACGAAAGGCTGCGCCGTCACCCTGGCTGCTCAGAAATACCCCTTCCCGGTCATGACCGTCGGTATCATGGGTTCCGCTGGAGGGTTCATCGCCGAGGAAATCAAAGCCAAGCTGAGGGAGTTGGGGCGTTGTGTAGCCCGGCGGGGGTACGTGCTGATAACCGGCGCCGCTCCGGGGATGCCTCATGAAACGGTGCTCGGAGCATTTGAATCTGACGGAATCGTGGTCGGCGTCTCGCCGGCGCTCAACCTGGAAGAACACGTCACCAAATACCTGTCTCCCACCAGGGGCTACCGGGCCATTGTTTTTACCGGCAGCGGTCTGATGGGCCGCGAAATAGAAAACATTCGGTCATGCGATGTCGTGATCTTCGCCGGCGGCCGTTCGGGGACGTTAGGCGAATTTTCCATCGCCTTCGATGAAGGTAAGATCATCGGTATTCTGAAAGGCACCGGCGGCATCACCGATCATCTTTCGGACATTATCCGGATGATCGACAAAAATACCGGAGCCATCGTCACATACGATACCGATCCGGAAAACCTGCTCGGTAAACTGGAAGAGCTGTATAAAGAAACGCTGCTGCCCCAGTACACCCGCCTTATGGAACAGCACAACCCCGATGGAACCCCCAACCCGGAATAG
- a CDS encoding bifunctional nuclease family protein, producing MIEMTIESIRVSLVNYQRVVMLKEKNTLRYLPIWIGSAEAQAIAIRLQEGIQVQRPMTHDLLATTIEVLGAQVEHVIVNDLKNDTFYAKILLNVGGNQIEIDSRPSDALALAVRVEVPIYADESVLDKAGIVLEREGESPEIIESVDGAGEISEKRKKTSEDEIKKMSAFRDFIDNLDLEDFDKRKS from the coding sequence ATGATCGAAATGACTATAGAAAGCATCCGTGTAAGTTTAGTGAATTATCAGCGGGTGGTAATGCTTAAGGAGAAGAACACCCTGCGTTACTTGCCGATATGGATCGGTTCCGCCGAGGCGCAGGCGATCGCAATCAGGCTCCAGGAAGGCATCCAGGTCCAAAGGCCGATGACCCATGATCTTCTGGCAACCACGATTGAAGTTCTGGGAGCCCAGGTAGAACATGTCATTGTCAACGATTTAAAAAATGATACATTCTATGCCAAAATCCTGTTAAATGTGGGCGGCAACCAAATAGAAATCGATTCTCGCCCATCGGATGCGCTGGCGTTGGCGGTGCGTGTAGAGGTCCCGATATACGCCGACGAATCGGTGTTAGACAAAGCGGGCATCGTCCTCGAACGCGAAGGGGAAAGCCCCGAAATCATCGAAAGCGTGGATGGGGCCGGCGAAATTTCCGAGAAACGCAAGAAGACCAGCGAGGACGAAATCAAGAAGATGAGTGCCTTTCGGGATTTTATCGACAATTTAGACCTCGAAGATTTTGACAAACGTAAGTCATGA
- the aspS gene encoding aspartate--tRNA ligase — protein sequence MLKDHLCGELTANNVGEKVTLAGWVHRRRDHGNLIFIDVRDRSGIVQVVFNPENAREAHHAAEALRSEFVIRLTGKAMPRPEGTENKKMPTGAVEILAETLEILNESKTPPFYVNEEVEVDESLRLKFRYLDIRRERMRDNIILRHKVVTFMRQYLNDRGFLEIETPILLKSTPEGARDYLVPSRLYPGKFYALAQSPQQLKQLLMVAGVEKYYQIARCFRDEDLRADRQMEFTQLDLEMSFVDEDDMMQLLEGLFSSLVETVTPGKTFRKPFPRLSFHDIMDRYGCDKPDLRFGMELADISDIVAGCGFGVFSNTVARGGVVKAISAPGCGAYNKSQIEELIELSKKLGAAGLVPIALGGEGVELGQLSMDKVKSVAAKYLTLDQVKAIASRTGAGAGDLILVVAGERERTNAVLGQLRNELGARLNLADPNELAFAFVVDFPLFTWNEEDNRWQATHHPFTAPRPEDMPLLIEQPGKVHGRHYDLVLNGYEIAGGSIRIHQPELQRQVFRILGHSEERIQTLFGQLLDAFEYGAPPHGGVAPGIDRVVAILAGEPTIREVIAFPKNQAGLDLLFGSPSEVTQTQIDAVHISVKLPE from the coding sequence TTGCTAAAAGACCACCTGTGCGGAGAATTGACGGCAAATAATGTCGGAGAGAAGGTCACGCTGGCAGGGTGGGTACATCGCCGTCGCGATCATGGCAATTTGATCTTTATCGATGTGCGCGACCGGTCAGGCATCGTACAAGTTGTTTTTAATCCTGAAAACGCCAGGGAAGCCCATCATGCCGCCGAGGCTCTACGCTCGGAATTCGTTATCCGGTTAACCGGCAAGGCGATGCCTCGCCCTGAAGGCACTGAAAACAAAAAAATGCCGACCGGTGCGGTGGAGATTCTGGCCGAGACTCTGGAGATCTTGAACGAGTCAAAGACCCCGCCTTTTTACGTCAATGAAGAAGTAGAAGTCGATGAGAGCCTGCGCCTGAAATTCCGTTATCTTGATATCCGGCGCGAGCGCATGAGAGATAATATCATTCTGCGGCATAAGGTAGTCACCTTTATGCGGCAATACCTGAATGACCGCGGATTCCTTGAAATCGAGACGCCAATTTTGTTGAAAAGCACCCCCGAAGGGGCACGGGACTACCTGGTTCCTTCGAGGCTTTATCCCGGGAAGTTCTACGCCCTGGCTCAGTCGCCGCAACAGCTGAAACAGCTTCTTATGGTCGCCGGCGTCGAAAAATATTACCAGATAGCCCGCTGTTTCCGGGATGAAGACCTCCGGGCGGACCGGCAGATGGAATTCACCCAGCTTGATCTCGAAATGAGTTTCGTCGACGAAGACGATATGATGCAACTTCTGGAGGGTTTATTCTCCAGTCTCGTCGAAACGGTCACTCCGGGAAAGACCTTCCGCAAACCGTTCCCTCGCCTGTCGTTCCACGATATCATGGATCGTTATGGCTGCGATAAGCCGGATCTCCGTTTCGGAATGGAATTGGCCGATATTTCGGATATCGTGGCCGGCTGCGGTTTCGGCGTGTTCTCAAACACCGTCGCCAGGGGTGGGGTAGTCAAGGCGATTTCCGCGCCTGGTTGCGGCGCTTACAACAAGAGTCAAATTGAAGAGTTGATCGAGCTTTCCAAAAAGTTGGGCGCCGCAGGGCTTGTGCCGATCGCTTTGGGCGGGGAAGGCGTTGAACTTGGGCAGCTGTCGATGGACAAAGTCAAATCGGTAGCCGCCAAATATCTTACCCTCGATCAGGTTAAAGCGATCGCCTCGCGGACCGGAGCCGGGGCAGGCGACCTCATCCTGGTTGTCGCCGGGGAGCGCGAGCGAACCAACGCCGTACTCGGTCAGTTACGCAATGAACTGGGAGCCAGGCTCAATCTGGCCGACCCTAACGAGTTAGCCTTCGCCTTCGTCGTCGATTTTCCGCTCTTTACCTGGAACGAAGAGGATAATCGCTGGCAGGCCACGCACCACCCCTTTACCGCCCCCAGGCCGGAAGATATGCCGCTCCTCATAGAACAACCCGGGAAGGTACACGGACGCCATTATGATCTGGTATTGAACGGTTACGAGATTGCCGGAGGCAGTATTCGCATTCATCAACCTGAACTTCAGCGCCAGGTGTTCCGGATCCTCGGCCACAGTGAGGAACGGATCCAAACTTTGTTCGGTCAGCTACTCGACGCTTTTGAATACGGCGCGCCGCCTCACGGCGGAGTGGCCCCCGGCATTGACCGTGTGGTTGCTATTCTGGCCGGTGAACCTACCATCAGAGAAGTAATCGCATTCCCCAAAAATCAAGCCGGGCTGGACCTGCTTTTTGGTTCGCCCTCAGAGGTTACTCAAACCCAAATCGATGCCGTACACATTTCGGTGAAGTTGCCGGAATAG
- the tig gene encoding trigger factor — protein MKVTEKKIEGCEALLTIEMDSAATEGALDHAYQRLVKKVDVPGFRKGKAPRAILENFVGRERLIDESLDEVLPHACAEAIKEEKLQSFGTPGVEVLQNEPLIFKARVPLPPKVELGDYLGIRLEPEKVEVKDEIIDGMIRQLQHEKATWELVERPVKSGDLVVMDLESTIDGAPFINQKGLQIGIDEQSKYPAPGFSQEIIGLASGQSKEFKLRYPDDFGKPELAGKEPEFKIKINEVKEEKLPPTDDDFAMSLDVEMPTFDALKTRLTENYRKRVEQQAVQDYENRLVAELIKISKVEYPANLVDMEYERLVNNQMDRWRSQVNSEAELEELLARVNPEELAKQLRPMAEERIKISLALGKLASAEDIKVTDADVDAEVARMLEPVPEEQRAAQQQQLASKEAREQIVQVLLSRKTMERLKQIASGQAQSAESNEQSPAAETQIENKEEVAQ, from the coding sequence ATGAAAGTTACCGAGAAAAAGATCGAAGGCTGCGAAGCCCTGCTCACTATAGAAATGGACAGCGCCGCCACGGAGGGGGCGCTTGATCACGCCTACCAGAGGCTGGTAAAAAAGGTGGATGTCCCGGGATTCCGAAAGGGCAAAGCTCCTCGGGCCATTCTGGAAAATTTCGTCGGTCGGGAACGGCTTATCGATGAATCCCTTGACGAAGTGCTTCCGCATGCCTGCGCCGAAGCAATCAAGGAAGAAAAACTGCAGAGCTTCGGCACTCCCGGCGTCGAAGTCCTCCAGAACGAGCCCCTGATATTTAAAGCAAGGGTACCGCTACCTCCCAAGGTGGAACTGGGTGACTATCTAGGCATCAGGTTAGAACCCGAAAAAGTTGAAGTTAAAGACGAAATCATCGATGGCATGATCAGGCAGCTTCAACATGAAAAAGCCACGTGGGAATTGGTCGAGCGGCCGGTAAAATCCGGCGACCTGGTTGTCATGGATTTAGAGAGCACCATCGATGGGGCGCCTTTTATTAATCAAAAGGGTCTCCAAATCGGTATCGACGAACAGTCAAAGTATCCCGCCCCCGGATTTTCCCAGGAAATCATCGGCCTTGCCTCCGGTCAATCAAAGGAGTTCAAACTAAGATATCCCGACGATTTCGGCAAACCGGAATTGGCCGGCAAGGAACCGGAATTCAAAATCAAAATCAATGAAGTCAAGGAGGAGAAACTCCCTCCCACCGACGACGATTTTGCGATGTCTTTAGATGTGGAAATGCCGACTTTCGATGCGCTGAAAACCCGGCTTACCGAAAACTATCGAAAGCGCGTTGAACAGCAGGCCGTCCAGGATTACGAAAATCGCCTGGTGGCCGAACTTATTAAAATAAGCAAAGTGGAATATCCAGCCAACCTGGTCGACATGGAATACGAAAGGCTGGTCAATAACCAGATGGACCGCTGGAGGTCCCAGGTTAACTCTGAGGCTGAACTGGAAGAACTGCTTGCCCGGGTGAACCCGGAGGAACTTGCCAAGCAGTTGCGGCCGATGGCTGAAGAGCGCATCAAAATATCCCTTGCCCTGGGCAAACTTGCTTCCGCTGAAGATATCAAGGTGACCGATGCCGATGTCGATGCCGAGGTTGCCAGGATGCTTGAGCCTGTTCCAGAAGAACAACGCGCCGCCCAACAGCAGCAACTGGCGTCTAAAGAGGCACGGGAGCAGATCGTCCAGGTTCTCTTGTCGCGCAAAACGATGGAACGGTTGAAACAGATAGCATCCGGACAGGCGCAATCTGCCGAATCCAACGAACAATCACCCGCTGCCGAGACCCAAATTGAAAACAAAGAGGAGGTTGCACAATGA
- a CDS encoding ATP-dependent Clp protease proteolytic subunit, with product MTMNPSNIIPMVIESSARGERAFDIYSLLLKERIVFLGTEINDQVANIIIAQLLFLDREDPDKDISLYIHSPGGVISAGLAIYDTMQLIRPAVSTICVGMAASMATVLLTAGAKGKRFALPNATIHMHQALGGARGQAADIVIAAREITRMQDIIRDILSKRTGQSLEKIAHDTDRDFYLNPEGAKEYGLIDDILKKPEEKKPAKS from the coding sequence ATGACAATGAACCCATCCAACATAATTCCCATGGTTATCGAGAGCAGCGCCCGCGGTGAGCGAGCTTTTGATATTTACTCGCTGCTGCTGAAAGAACGAATTGTTTTCCTCGGCACCGAGATTAACGATCAGGTTGCCAACATTATCATCGCTCAATTGTTGTTCCTTGACCGGGAGGATCCGGACAAGGATATCAGCCTTTACATCCATTCTCCTGGAGGGGTCATCTCAGCCGGTCTGGCCATTTATGATACGATGCAACTGATAAGACCCGCTGTCTCCACCATTTGTGTCGGCATGGCGGCGTCGATGGCGACCGTCCTTCTAACCGCCGGCGCCAAGGGCAAGCGCTTCGCGCTGCCGAACGCGACGATTCACATGCATCAGGCATTGGGCGGGGCGAGGGGGCAGGCCGCCGATATCGTCATCGCCGCCCGGGAAATCACCAGGATGCAGGATATCATTCGCGACATCCTCTCCAAGCGGACCGGACAGTCGCTTGAAAAGATCGCCCATGACACCGACCGGGACTTCTACCTTAATCCCGAGGGCGCCAAAGAATATGGTCTGATAGACGATATCCTGAAAAAGCCTGAGGAAAAAAAGCCCGCCAAAAGCTAA
- a CDS encoding ATP-binding protein: MKIVLIGSIFGLVPFIALNAIPAAVTGAIVLPSDIGLAFLSFIPLSLGYAVVAKQLLDIDIVIRRSFVYAAVTIALTVVLWGAFALVFSRGVASGAFERFLLALGLSTLAVFLLGPTKNLAENIIDKAFYEDRFDYRKTIQNLSTSLSATNDKEVASSLIVEAPVSALNLAGACLFVATENGSFEVGAARGIFSTDSSQKELLGLIVRRNVGKEFPNLGENPNPEIAFVIPLVAADKEVGVLFISGKTSRQEFSGSDFYLIQGLASVAAVSLHGILIAERDISERRRHEQAILNAKQEWESTFDSIPDLICILDANHNIIRVNRAMADKLGLSPAQTIGKKCYELMHNTEAPPINCPGLSVGKGCSPGSEMARCGSVYQINISTLNTDGKSSGRYVHIARDVTAVKNAEAEQKRLKEKAELSSRLAAVGEMAAGIAHEINNPLTGVLGYAELMLSEDLPDELREEVKVIADGSKRVAEIVKRMLTFARQTKPFKTSLSVTELIDNTLELRNYVLRTAGIDVVKKYQADLPWVVADPGQLQQVLLNLIVNAEHAIKKTGHPGVITITAEKTTDHLRVKVSDNGPGIDPELLPKLFQPFFTTKDPGEGTGLGLSISRSIILEHGGTIDIASELGHGATFTIELPLNAESENALFESTNALPQHASSHARVLVVDDEISIQRLLRQSLSDQNHYADIAGNSQQALELLRSNKYDIILMDLRMPGTSGMALYREIISQRPEFEGRVVVITGDALGDDIQTFIDRHRLKVLVKPFDQASIQGMIDRVLFPTQS, from the coding sequence ATGAAAATCGTGCTAATCGGCAGCATTTTTGGCTTGGTGCCTTTCATAGCCTTGAACGCGATTCCGGCAGCCGTGACGGGAGCGATAGTCCTGCCTTCAGACATTGGGTTGGCTTTCCTTTCGTTCATCCCCTTATCACTGGGTTACGCTGTGGTTGCCAAGCAATTATTGGATATCGATATCGTAATACGCCGCAGTTTCGTCTACGCTGCCGTAACCATTGCGCTGACCGTGGTGCTTTGGGGGGCTTTCGCATTAGTGTTTTCCAGAGGGGTAGCCTCGGGGGCATTTGAACGCTTCCTTTTGGCTTTAGGGCTCTCCACGCTGGCAGTGTTCTTGCTCGGCCCGACAAAGAACCTCGCCGAGAACATAATAGATAAGGCATTTTATGAAGACCGCTTCGATTATCGAAAAACGATTCAAAACCTGAGCACATCACTGAGCGCTACGAACGATAAAGAAGTAGCGTCTTCTCTGATCGTCGAAGCACCGGTGAGTGCGCTCAATCTGGCCGGGGCTTGCCTTTTCGTTGCCACCGAAAATGGTTCCTTTGAGGTCGGGGCGGCGAGGGGAATATTTTCAACTGATTCCAGCCAAAAGGAACTGCTTGGACTTATTGTGCGCCGGAACGTCGGAAAGGAATTCCCAAATCTCGGGGAAAACCCGAATCCGGAAATAGCTTTCGTGATACCGCTGGTCGCAGCCGACAAAGAAGTGGGCGTACTGTTCATTTCGGGAAAGACATCGCGCCAGGAATTCAGCGGCTCTGATTTTTACCTGATTCAAGGCTTGGCATCGGTTGCCGCCGTTTCATTACACGGCATATTAATCGCCGAGCGAGATATATCCGAGCGCAGGCGCCATGAACAGGCCATACTCAATGCAAAGCAGGAGTGGGAGAGCACCTTCGACTCTATCCCGGACTTAATCTGTATTTTAGATGCCAATCACAACATAATCAGGGTCAACCGCGCCATGGCTGACAAATTGGGATTGTCTCCGGCTCAGACCATCGGTAAAAAATGTTACGAACTGATGCACAACACCGAGGCGCCGCCGATCAACTGTCCCGGTCTTTCGGTGGGCAAAGGTTGCAGCCCCGGGAGTGAGATGGCAAGATGCGGGAGCGTATATCAGATTAACATCTCCACGCTTAACACTGACGGAAAATCGTCCGGCAGGTATGTACATATTGCCCGAGATGTCACCGCGGTCAAGAATGCCGAGGCCGAACAAAAGAGATTAAAGGAAAAGGCGGAATTGTCGAGCCGGTTGGCCGCGGTTGGGGAGATGGCCGCGGGCATCGCCCATGAAATCAACAACCCGCTCACCGGCGTTCTGGGCTACGCCGAATTGATGCTATCCGAAGACCTTCCCGATGAATTGAGGGAGGAAGTCAAAGTCATTGCCGATGGCAGTAAACGAGTAGCGGAGATCGTTAAGCGGATGTTGACGTTTGCCCGCCAGACCAAACCCTTCAAAACGAGCCTGAGCGTGACCGAACTTATCGATAATACCCTCGAACTGAGAAATTACGTCCTTCGAACAGCCGGCATAGATGTCGTCAAAAAATACCAGGCGGATCTTCCCTGGGTTGTAGCCGATCCCGGCCAACTGCAGCAGGTGCTCTTGAATTTAATCGTCAATGCCGAACATGCGATCAAGAAGACCGGGCATCCCGGGGTGATAACAATCACCGCAGAGAAAACAACGGATCATTTACGTGTTAAGGTAAGTGATAACGGGCCAGGAATCGATCCCGAACTCCTGCCCAAGCTGTTCCAGCCATTTTTCACCACCAAGGACCCCGGGGAAGGAACCGGACTGGGCCTTTCAATTTCGAGATCCATCATCCTGGAACACGGCGGGACCATCGATATTGCCAGCGAATTGGGGCACGGCGCGACATTTACCATTGAACTGCCTCTGAACGCGGAATCTGAAAACGCCCTGTTCGAATCAACAAATGCCCTCCCCCAACACGCCAGCTCGCATGCCAGGGTATTGGTTGTCGATGACGAAATTTCGATTCAACGATTATTAAGGCAGTCGCTGTCCGATCAAAACCATTATGCCGATATAGCCGGCAATTCCCAGCAGGCACTCGAACTCCTAAGGTCAAACAAATATGACATCATTCTCATGGACTTGAGGATGCCCGGTACCAGCGGCATGGCATTATATCGTGAAATTATCTCGCAACGGCCTGAATTCGAAGGCAGGGTGGTTGTCATTACCGGCGACGCGCTGGGGGATGATATCCAAACCTTCATTGACCGCCATCGTTTGAAGGTACTTGTCAAACCCTTCGATCAGGCGTCTATTCAAGGGATGATTGACCGGGTGCTTTTTCCGACTCAAAGCTAA
- a CDS encoding polyprenyl synthetase family protein → MESLSSNHDKKTGLLRKELEEILAPLVNMPDMFIPIKKALSTRLNDLIITTSQKPWPILPLTVAESISGKYEHVAPAAMAIQLLMAAGDVFDDIEDSDAIDSIPFTYGIPLAINLATTMLILGETALTSLKTKGNDPLDVSKVIKQINSYFTKSCIGQHFDLSNTSMDSTEKTYFDMIDLKSASQIECCCYAGAALSTADERIIDLLCLFGRNLGIAAQISNDIKGITNNNDIIKRKITLPLLFALRHSDKESIATLKNAYITESSNNSDCEMIKAILFNSGAMQYTSIQMSLYQENAKEIIPKLQNLGISTSPLSCFIN, encoded by the coding sequence ATGGAATCATTGTCATCAAATCACGATAAGAAAACAGGTTTGCTCAGAAAGGAGCTAGAAGAGATTCTAGCTCCTTTGGTTAATATGCCAGATATGTTTATACCAATCAAGAAGGCACTTTCTACACGGTTAAACGATCTTATTATCACAACATCACAAAAACCTTGGCCGATACTGCCATTAACGGTGGCTGAATCAATTTCTGGGAAATATGAACATGTCGCGCCAGCAGCTATGGCGATTCAACTACTAATGGCTGCCGGGGATGTGTTTGACGACATTGAAGACTCTGATGCAATAGACTCAATACCGTTTACTTATGGGATCCCCCTTGCAATCAACCTAGCGACAACCATGTTGATTTTAGGCGAGACGGCATTGACCTCCTTGAAAACAAAAGGGAATGATCCTTTGGATGTATCAAAAGTAATAAAGCAAATCAACTCCTATTTTACAAAGTCCTGCATCGGCCAGCATTTTGATTTATCAAACACATCCATGGATAGCACCGAAAAAACATACTTCGATATGATAGACCTCAAGTCGGCATCTCAAATTGAATGCTGTTGCTACGCGGGTGCCGCTTTGTCCACTGCAGACGAAAGGATAATCGATTTGTTATGTCTCTTTGGGCGGAACCTGGGGATAGCAGCACAGATCAGCAACGACATAAAGGGAATAACTAATAACAATGATATTATCAAACGTAAAATTACACTTCCATTGTTATTTGCCCTGCGCCATTCTGATAAAGAATCTATCGCAACGTTGAAAAATGCGTACATCACGGAATCGTCGAACAATAGTGATTGCGAAATGATCAAGGCCATTTTATTCAATTCTGGGGCGATGCAGTATACTTCCATCCAAATGAGCTTATATCAAGAAAATGCCAAAGAAATAATTCCTAAACTCCAAAACCTCGGAATTTCAACTTCACCTCTGAGTTGTTTCATAAATTGA
- a CDS encoding helix-turn-helix transcriptional regulator gives MNLEQSALSKIEHGQRPVNDKEIIALAQALRVSVVWLLQTER, from the coding sequence GTGAACCTTGAACAGAGCGCATTGAGCAAAATAGAACACGGGCAACGTCCGGTGAACGATAAAGAGATTATTGCGCTCGCACAAGCTCTTAGAGTGTCAGTCGTATGGTTGCTTCAAACAGAGCGGTAG
- a CDS encoding GIY-YIG nuclease family protein: MDIKLSELIPIENPDEYKVHLASWDGNDEPLDVFVRSKEEWKGWNSYRKINDCFNRKYIYSLAKFYHEQNSWLFGGIYEVLSKNKKGYEVRLLEYCGGLVGRLKINFHRPGMAKAINLENYYDQFIVSEILKESYSGEEFCGYESLNRPFTFIENMIENGKASWKQALKYQKGVYLITDKSNGKKYIGSAYGKVGIWARWKSYAENGHGGNAELKAVIDEQGIDYARSNFIFTLLEHNSMLTNDDVIIGRENYWKSVLFTRVPNGYNRK, translated from the coding sequence ATGGACATTAAACTAAGTGAGCTAATACCTATTGAGAATCCAGACGAGTACAAAGTCCATCTTGCGAGCTGGGATGGGAATGACGAACCCCTTGATGTGTTTGTCAGGAGCAAAGAGGAGTGGAAAGGCTGGAACTCTTATAGAAAAATTAATGATTGCTTTAATAGAAAGTATATTTATTCCTTGGCTAAGTTCTACCACGAACAAAATTCTTGGCTATTTGGTGGAATTTACGAAGTACTATCGAAAAACAAGAAGGGATACGAAGTTAGACTTCTTGAATATTGTGGAGGGTTGGTCGGGAGACTGAAAATCAACTTCCATCGGCCGGGTATGGCCAAGGCGATTAATCTTGAGAACTACTATGACCAGTTTATCGTTTCGGAAATTCTCAAGGAAAGTTATTCAGGGGAAGAGTTTTGTGGATACGAGAGTCTCAATCGGCCCTTCACATTCATTGAGAATATGATTGAAAACGGTAAGGCTAGTTGGAAACAAGCATTGAAGTACCAAAAGGGAGTCTACCTCATTACCGATAAGAGTAATGGGAAAAAATATATCGGTTCCGCCTATGGGAAGGTCGGAATTTGGGCACGATGGAAAAGTTATGCCGAAAATGGTCATGGGGGAAATGCTGAACTTAAAGCGGTCATCGACGAACAAGGAATCGATTATGCCAGGTCCAACTTTATTTTTACACTTCTTGAACATAATTCAATGCTAACTAACGATGATGTGATTATTGGTCGCGAAAACTACTGGAAAAGTGTCCTTTTTACCAGAGTACCGAATGGATATAACAGAAAATGA